In Nonlabens agnitus, the DNA window AAAAAGCGGCCAAGAAAGCTGTAGCATCTGAAGAAGAAGAATAAATAACTCTGTAAATACAGAATTAAAAAAACGTACAAAATGGCAAAAATAACCGCCGCTGAAGTAGGTAAACTAAGAAACACTACCGGTGCTGGTATGATGGACTGTAAAAAGGCCCTTGTAGAAGCAGATGGTGATTTTGATAAAGCAATTGATATCCTTAGAAAAAAAGGACAAAAAGTTGCTGCAAAGAGAGCAGACCGCGATTCATCTGAAGGTGTGGTTGTAGCAAAAATCAACGACGACAATACAAGAGGTATCTTACTTTCCTTGAATTGTGAGACTGACTTTGTTGCAAAAAATGACTCTTACGTAGAGCTTGCTGATAAAATCGCAGAAATCGCTTTGGACAAAAACTCTAAAGAAGAAGTTCTTGCAGCAGACTTTGATGGGATGACCGTTGAAGAAAAGTTGATCGAGCAAACTGGTGTCATAGGTGAAAAACTAGAAATAGGAGGCTTTGAAGTTTTTGAAGCACCTTATGTTGGAGCTTATGTTCACGGTGGCAAGATTGGTGCATTAACCGGTCTTTCTACAGAGAGCGAAAACAAGGAAGAAGTTGCAAAATCTGTAAGCATGCAGGTAGCTTCCATGGGAGCAACTACATTGTCTTATAAAGATTTTGATCCAGAATTCGTAAAGTCTGAAACTGAAGCTCGCATCGCTGCGATCGAAAAGGACAATATTGAAAGAGGTCGTCTAGGTAAGAACTTGATCAATGTACCATTGTTCATCTCTAGATCTCAATTGACTGACGCTGCTATCGCAGATGCCAAAGCTAATTTTGAGCAAGAATTGAAAGCAGAAGGAAAACCAGAAGCGATCTGGGACAAAATTATTCCAGGTAAAATTGAGCGATTCATTTCTGACAACGTTACTCTTGATAAGGAGTTGGCACTTTTGGACCAGAATTTTATCATGGATGACAAGAAAACAGTTGCAGAATATGTTGATTCTAAAAATGCAGATGTAGTAGGCTTCAAGAGAGTTTCTCTAGCTTAAGTCATACATTCATAAATATTAAAATCCCGTTCCTTTTGTTAGGAACGGGATTTTTTTGTAGCCGCTTTCAAGTTAAATTAACATCTATCATTTCAAGCCGTCCTATCTTGCGGTATGATGTATAGACTATTCTTTTTTATAGCCTTAGTTGCCAGCTGTGAGTCTGATGAAAAGACCGCACAGGCTATCATTGAACCTGTTTTCAAAATAGATCAAATTGCAACACTTGATTCCAGTATTACAGAATCTTCAGGGATTGTGGCCATTGATGATTTGCTATATACACACAGCGACATTAGAGGCAAGGCAGAATTGATCCAGATCCTCAAGGACGGCTCTATAAGTAGTACAACAACCTATCAAAATATAGACATACGCGACTGGGAAGACATCACCATCGATGAAGAATTTCTGTACATAGGTGACATAGGCAATAATCTAGGCAATAAAACCGACCTCAAGATTTTTAAGATCAAAAGGGCAGACTTGAACAACACCAATCCAACCGTAGAAACCATCACCTTTTCCTTTGCAGATCAAACCAACTTTGACAATACAGAATTGAACCAAACCAGCTATGATCTAGAAGCACTGGTTGCCATCGACAACGATTTGTATATACTCACTAAAGATTGGCTCAACTTAAACAGCAATATCTACAAGTTAAACAAGGAACCAGGAACCTATGCCCTACAGCCGCTGGCAACATTGAACGTAGGCGGCCTGGTAACCGGTGCGACCAGCAGTCCAGAAGGTGACATAATTATTACAGGTTACAGCCCAACCCTTTCACCCTTTGTGGGACGCGTCAACATTCAAGGCGAGACTCCGGTTTTGGAACGCAAAATCAATCTGACCAGCATGCTTGCTAATGCTTCTCAAATTGAAGGCATCACCTATTTTGGAATGATCGATAACGTCGCGACCTATTAC includes these proteins:
- the tsf gene encoding translation elongation factor Ts, whose translation is MAKITAAEVGKLRNTTGAGMMDCKKALVEADGDFDKAIDILRKKGQKVAAKRADRDSSEGVVVAKINDDNTRGILLSLNCETDFVAKNDSYVELADKIAEIALDKNSKEEVLAADFDGMTVEEKLIEQTGVIGEKLEIGGFEVFEAPYVGAYVHGGKIGALTGLSTESENKEEVAKSVSMQVASMGATTLSYKDFDPEFVKSETEARIAAIEKDNIERGRLGKNLINVPLFISRSQLTDAAIADAKANFEQELKAEGKPEAIWDKIIPGKIERFISDNVTLDKELALLDQNFIMDDKKTVAEYVDSKNADVVGFKRVSLA